In Cellvibrio polysaccharolyticus, a genomic segment contains:
- a CDS encoding iron transporter yields MSSTFKLRLQDWLIRHEWRYRAGVFSRTLAALAGGYALTSLIVIALSLWLPMSKGDAVLTATLLSFLIYSIVIMLVFSVKTALRAWLWLAGLSAVASIPWLLLLAKA; encoded by the coding sequence ATGAGCAGCACCTTTAAACTCCGCTTGCAGGATTGGCTGATCCGCCACGAATGGCGTTACCGCGCCGGTGTTTTTTCCCGCACCCTGGCGGCGCTCGCCGGTGGTTACGCGCTGACCAGCCTGATTGTTATTGCGCTATCGCTATGGCTGCCGATGAGCAAAGGCGATGCGGTGTTAACAGCCACGCTGCTGTCGTTCCTTATTTATTCCATCGTCATCATGCTGGTGTTCAGCGTTAAAACCGCCTTGCGTGCCTGGTTATGGTTGGCCGGGTTGTCTGCGGTTGCCTCCATTCCATGGCTGCTGTTGCTGGCCAAGGCATAA
- a CDS encoding MFS transporter, with product MAVSASASQYPLPGIAQQMSTRIAFLVSGLGMSAWAPLVPFAKERLAVNEATLGLLVLCLGVGSLLAMPITGMLTGRFGCRRVIVTSGLLFTSCLALLATAPTVPTMALALLLFGAGLGVSDVAMNVQAVIVEKASGRSMMSGFHGFYSLGGILGAVGVTAMLWLGFSPLASVMAIMGVIVLLLISCAATLLPYGSTTRDPLFVRPRGRILFIGSLCFMVFLAEGSVLDWSAVFMTSVREIDPVRAGLGYAAFSIAMTIGRLTGDGIVQLLGGRRIILWGGLCAASGFVLVVALPNEIAAYAGFVLIGLGASNIVPVLFTAAGNQKVMPVSLAIASVASMGYAGILAGPAVIGLVAQVSSLSVSFLLVAIGLVVLASCARKVTSPE from the coding sequence ATGGCAGTTTCAGCCTCTGCATCGCAATATCCGCTTCCTGGTATCGCCCAGCAAATGTCTACCCGCATTGCCTTTCTGGTTAGCGGGCTGGGTATGTCGGCCTGGGCGCCGCTGGTGCCTTTTGCCAAAGAGCGCCTTGCGGTAAATGAAGCAACCCTCGGTTTGCTGGTGCTGTGTCTGGGGGTGGGTTCCTTGCTGGCGATGCCGATCACCGGCATGCTCACCGGCCGCTTCGGTTGTCGCCGGGTAATTGTCACCTCGGGTCTATTGTTTACTTCCTGTCTTGCGCTGCTGGCAACCGCGCCCACCGTGCCCACCATGGCGCTGGCGTTACTCTTATTCGGTGCCGGGTTGGGGGTGAGCGATGTGGCGATGAACGTGCAGGCGGTGATTGTAGAAAAGGCGTCCGGCCGTTCGATGATGTCCGGTTTCCATGGTTTTTACAGTCTCGGGGGGATTCTCGGCGCGGTTGGTGTTACCGCTATGTTGTGGCTGGGTTTTTCACCGCTGGCCTCAGTGATGGCGATTATGGGCGTTATCGTGCTGCTGCTGATCAGCTGCGCCGCCACCTTGCTGCCTTATGGCAGTACTACGCGTGATCCTTTGTTTGTGCGCCCGCGCGGTCGTATTCTTTTTATTGGCTCGCTGTGTTTTATGGTGTTCCTCGCCGAAGGCTCGGTGCTGGATTGGAGCGCGGTGTTTATGACCTCGGTGCGCGAAATTGACCCGGTCAGAGCCGGTCTGGGTTATGCCGCTTTCTCTATCGCCATGACCATCGGCCGTTTAACCGGTGACGGCATCGTACAGCTGCTCGGCGGGCGGCGCATTATTTTGTGGGGTGGCTTGTGTGCTGCCAGCGGTTTTGTGCTGGTGGTGGCACTGCCCAATGAAATCGCTGCTTACGCCGGTTTTGTCCTGATTGGCCTGGGCGCTTCCAATATCGTACCGGTGCTGTTCACGGCAGCGGGTAACCAGAAAGTGATGCCAGTCAGTTTGGCTATCGCCTCGGTGGCCAGTATGGGTTACGCCGGTATTCTTGCCGGCCCGGCGGTTATCGGGCTGGTGGCACAGGTAAGCAGCTTGTCGGTTTCCTTCCTGCTGGTGGCGATCGGGCTGGTAGTGCTGGCCTCTTGTGCCAGAAAGGTCACGTCGCCGGAGTAA
- the speG gene encoding spermidine N1-acetyltransferase, producing the protein MPSPINVKLRPLEREDLTFVHQMDNNASVMRYWFEEPYEAFVELCDLYDKHIHDQSERRFIIEHNSDKVGLVELVEINHIHRRAEFQIIIDPAHQGKGHASAAARLAMDYGFSVLNLYKLYLIVDKENSKAIHIYSKLGFEVEGELIHEFFINGEYRNTIRMCIFQHQFMERHKSAINPPVEHQLLS; encoded by the coding sequence ATGCCCAGCCCGATCAACGTCAAACTCCGCCCACTGGAGAGAGAAGACCTGACGTTTGTGCATCAAATGGATAATAACGCCAGCGTGATGCGTTATTGGTTTGAAGAGCCTTACGAGGCATTTGTAGAGCTATGCGACCTGTACGACAAACATATTCATGACCAGAGCGAGCGGCGTTTTATTATTGAACACAACAGCGATAAAGTCGGGTTGGTAGAACTGGTAGAGATCAACCACATTCACCGCCGTGCCGAATTTCAAATTATTATTGACCCGGCCCATCAGGGAAAAGGCCACGCCAGCGCCGCCGCCCGGTTGGCGATGGACTACGGTTTTTCGGTGCTTAATCTCTACAAGCTGTATTTAATTGTCGATAAGGAAAACAGCAAAGCCATTCATATTTACAGCAAACTGGGCTTTGAGGTGGAGGGTGAGTTGATTCACGAGTTTTTTATTAATGGTGAATACCGCAACACCATCAGAATGTGTATTTTCCAGCATCAATTTATGGAACGGCACAAGTCGGCAATTAATCCGCCGGTAGAACATCAGTTATTATCATAA
- a CDS encoding TonB-dependent receptor, translated as MKKASSVWRCGFFHRSGLLSAAVLAASSATVSAQPVSHSAQALEVMVVTAQKRDESVQTIPLTVNVVDGSEFLDTGAGLTGGEITRFIPNASAATLDNHGFPRWFLRGIGTGQPSLDNVSPIGFYVDDVYLGAIILSGGPVYDLERVEVLPGPQGTLWGKNSPGGAIHVVNRKPVYENTGYVKGALANYDQRVLQGAINNELIDDQLASRLSFTTETRDLFAKNITKGIYGELEDHSARWQLLANPVDHLDVLFNVHHRTYKHNDTTSYIVFGPEGSVDSRGNPYVRYPDRHYAFNAPSDQTYKQTGSSLTVNYDLNDYVVTSITAWEQAENRGVSDGDTSPQEISRSYNNSEVEQWSQEIRLASPRQDQFNWITGIHWFKTDLNHYAASGSLDVPDLYPGTANAFSVSDWTGDTTSYAAFFSFTYSLTDRFNLTAGVRWSDEEKSIDSLRERARAPVSFNNLRQWWHRESVNNALTPFVTYENERRWRETTWDITPEYAWTDNFRTYLRVAKGFRGGGYIASPANQAGAGTFDPEFITSYEVGVKSEWLDNRIIFNGAAFYYDYDDIQINIFKWDAALNQSVSRMQNAASASVKGVEFQLQALLLDGLRLRTSVGLLDTEYKDYRDDLGNDYSGASFARAPKASAVIGLDYTLGFSSGDLVLGTDINARSNFHFSSTQANDPRQHHAGYTLVNIRSSWKFHRLPLQITAYVDNVADKIYSQATSPQGPDVIGYALGAPRTYGVSAQYSW; from the coding sequence ATGAAAAAAGCGTCAAGCGTGTGGCGGTGCGGTTTTTTTCACCGTTCAGGTCTCTTAAGTGCTGCTGTGCTGGCAGCATCGTCGGCAACGGTTTCTGCGCAACCGGTTTCCCATTCTGCGCAAGCCCTGGAAGTGATGGTGGTCACCGCGCAAAAGCGCGATGAATCTGTGCAGACAATTCCGCTCACGGTAAACGTCGTGGATGGCAGTGAATTTCTCGACACCGGTGCCGGTTTAACCGGCGGAGAAATTACCCGCTTTATTCCCAATGCTTCCGCCGCAACACTGGATAACCATGGTTTTCCGCGCTGGTTTTTGCGCGGTATCGGCACCGGGCAACCATCGCTCGATAACGTCAGCCCGATTGGTTTTTATGTGGATGACGTTTACCTCGGAGCCATTATTTTAAGCGGCGGGCCGGTATACGACCTTGAACGCGTTGAAGTCTTGCCAGGCCCGCAAGGCACCCTGTGGGGAAAAAACAGCCCGGGTGGTGCTATCCATGTGGTTAACCGCAAACCGGTATATGAAAACACCGGGTATGTAAAAGGTGCGCTCGCCAATTACGACCAGCGGGTACTGCAAGGCGCCATCAATAACGAATTGATTGACGATCAGCTGGCTTCCCGTTTGTCTTTCACCACCGAAACCCGTGATTTATTTGCAAAAAATATCACCAAAGGTATTTACGGCGAGTTGGAAGATCACTCGGCCCGTTGGCAATTGCTGGCCAACCCGGTTGATCACCTGGACGTATTGTTCAATGTGCATCACCGCACCTACAAACACAATGACACCACCTCGTATATTGTTTTCGGGCCCGAAGGCAGTGTCGACAGCCGTGGCAACCCTTACGTTCGTTATCCGGACAGGCATTACGCGTTTAATGCGCCGAGCGATCAAACCTACAAACAAACCGGCAGCTCGCTCACCGTTAATTACGATCTTAATGATTATGTAGTAACGTCAATTACCGCCTGGGAGCAGGCAGAAAACCGTGGCGTCAGTGACGGCGATACGTCACCGCAAGAAATTTCACGCAGTTACAACAACAGTGAAGTGGAGCAGTGGTCGCAGGAAATCCGTCTGGCATCACCGCGTCAGGATCAATTCAACTGGATCACCGGTATTCACTGGTTTAAAACCGACCTCAATCATTATGCTGCCAGTGGTTCGCTGGACGTGCCGGATCTTTACCCGGGAACGGCCAACGCTTTTTCTGTCAGCGACTGGACAGGTGATACCACCAGTTACGCGGCCTTTTTCAGTTTTACCTACAGCCTGACAGACCGCTTTAATTTAACCGCCGGGGTGCGTTGGTCAGATGAAGAAAAATCTATCGACAGCCTGCGCGAGCGCGCCCGCGCACCGGTCAGTTTTAATAATCTTCGCCAATGGTGGCATCGTGAATCGGTTAATAATGCCCTGACGCCTTTTGTTACCTATGAGAACGAACGGCGCTGGCGCGAAACCACCTGGGACATTACGCCGGAATATGCGTGGACCGATAACTTCCGCACTTACCTGCGCGTTGCCAAAGGTTTTCGTGGCGGCGGCTATATCGCATCGCCCGCCAACCAGGCCGGTGCCGGCACCTTTGACCCGGAGTTCATTACCTCTTACGAAGTGGGTGTCAAATCCGAATGGCTGGATAACCGGATTATCTTTAACGGCGCCGCTTTCTATTACGACTACGACGATATTCAAATTAATATTTTCAAATGGGACGCAGCGCTGAATCAAAGTGTTTCCCGTATGCAAAATGCCGCCAGCGCCTCGGTAAAAGGTGTTGAGTTTCAACTGCAAGCGCTATTGCTGGATGGCTTGCGGTTGCGAACCTCGGTGGGCTTGCTGGATACCGAATATAAAGATTACCGCGATGACCTGGGTAACGATTATTCCGGAGCGTCTTTTGCGCGAGCACCAAAAGCCAGTGCGGTTATCGGTCTGGATTACACGCTGGGCTTTTCTTCCGGCGACCTGGTGCTGGGCACCGACATCAATGCCCGCAGTAACTTTCACTTCAGCTCTACGCAAGCCAACGACCCTCGTCAGCATCATGCCGGCTATACGCTGGTAAATATTCGTTCCAGTTGGAAGTTCCACCGCCTGCCGCTGCAAATAACTGCCTACGTCGATAACGTGGCGGACAAAATTTACTCGCAAGCAACATCGCCGCAAGGGCCTGACGTTATTGGTTATGCCCTGGGTGCGCCGCGCACTTATGGCGTGTCGGCGCAATACAGCTGGTAA
- a CDS encoding lipase family protein, protein MKIDKNSRWNFCAWLAGLLLPWLPVISAPVFANSQAAFFAPEPDAYVGDGRVSAFYHWREAIPRQPGQLLRSETLDKSVGLSAASEQHRILFTSTDGVSGSDPIAVSGAVFIPPGKAPDGGWPVVAWGHGTLGVADICAPSWQGRSLRDVRYLNSWLEQGFAVVASDYQGIGVPGFNPQFNNRSNAWTILDSVRAARHQHKNLSNKILLVGQSQGGSAVVVAAGYAKDYAPDLQLLGTIGTGIVYTSLADAGKVRPLDPARQQRFDPSIAYGFYHVIAAEALNPALDIKQIYTDEGLLLLHQARSSCLAALTSDVSGLQLTPARTFRSGDSRRAYDAPADDVGRPFPTVALAQPLFIGVGEKDGLVSTGNKLAADACSAGTSVHFYVYPDHDHSSTVNTSLKDSLPFAKALLRGEIPPSSCDTTSRVANSLR, encoded by the coding sequence ATGAAAATTGATAAAAATAGTCGATGGAATTTTTGCGCATGGCTGGCGGGTTTGTTATTGCCCTGGTTGCCCGTTATTTCTGCACCGGTGTTTGCTAACAGCCAGGCAGCATTTTTTGCTCCAGAGCCGGATGCTTATGTTGGCGATGGCCGCGTCTCGGCGTTTTATCATTGGCGCGAAGCCATCCCGCGCCAGCCGGGTCAGTTGTTGCGCAGTGAAACTTTGGACAAAAGCGTAGGGCTGTCTGCGGCCTCGGAACAACACCGTATCCTGTTTACCTCAACCGACGGCGTTTCCGGTAGCGATCCGATAGCGGTTTCCGGCGCGGTATTTATTCCGCCGGGCAAAGCACCGGATGGCGGCTGGCCGGTGGTGGCCTGGGGGCATGGCACACTCGGTGTGGCCGATATTTGCGCGCCCTCCTGGCAGGGGCGCTCCCTGCGCGATGTGCGCTATCTCAATAGCTGGCTTGAGCAGGGCTTTGCTGTGGTTGCATCCGACTACCAGGGCATTGGTGTGCCGGGCTTCAACCCGCAATTTAATAACCGCTCCAATGCCTGGACAATTCTCGACAGCGTGCGGGCGGCGCGTCATCAACACAAAAATCTCAGTAATAAAATATTGCTGGTAGGCCAATCGCAAGGTGGTTCTGCGGTGGTAGTGGCTGCCGGTTATGCCAAAGATTATGCGCCGGATTTGCAGTTATTGGGCACTATTGGCACCGGCATTGTTTACACCTCACTGGCTGATGCGGGCAAAGTGCGCCCGCTAGACCCGGCACGTCAGCAGCGTTTTGATCCGTCTATTGCCTACGGCTTTTACCATGTGATTGCTGCGGAAGCGCTGAACCCGGCGCTGGATATAAAACAAATCTATACCGATGAAGGCCTGCTGTTACTTCATCAGGCGCGTAGCAGTTGTCTTGCGGCATTAACGTCCGATGTGAGTGGTTTGCAACTGACACCCGCGAGAACCTTCCGCTCCGGCGATAGCCGGCGCGCTTACGATGCCCCCGCCGACGATGTGGGGCGGCCATTCCCCACCGTTGCCCTGGCGCAGCCGCTGTTTATTGGTGTAGGAGAAAAAGACGGCCTGGTCAGTACCGGTAACAAGTTGGCAGCAGATGCCTGTAGCGCAGGCACGTCGGTGCATTTTTATGTGTACCCGGATCATGACCACAGCAGCACGGTAAATACATCGCTAAAGGATTCGCTGCCTTTTGCCAAAGCCTTGCTGCGTGGAGAAATTCCGCCGTCCAGCTGCGATACAACAAGCCGGGTTGCCAATTCCTTACGTTAA
- a CDS encoding LLM class flavin-dependent oxidoreductase encodes MSRRKRQLVLSMFVQQYGTHANAWRRPDQAAGGKPDFERWARLVKLLEKGKFDLAFFADFVGIDGDNLANLGRRPRGEGFEPLSLIAALAGVTENIGLVATVNTNLNQPYNVARQLASLDHLSGGRTGWNIVSSLSEGAIKSFSVRDPLDHAGRYERAGEFVDLAKALWNSWDDDAFDHPDKSTGQFHAASAAHPVHFHGKHFDVDALLDIARPLQGYPVFFQAGNSDRGREFAARYAELIYAAAQNIEEAKSFYSDVKGRMAKYNRDPDHLIVSPGLFYHIGRSRDEAQEKLESFQNAVDVSGMTQFFGVDLTKYSIDSPLPEHLDVPANGQGRWQQAVELARRENLTIRQLIVRFSAVQGHRTVIGTPVDIADQIEDWFVKGAADGFNLKPSLLDDDLEDFINLVIPELQKRGIFRKEYTGKTLRENLGLPRPANPYSRF; translated from the coding sequence ATGAGTCGAAGAAAACGGCAGCTGGTGCTGTCCATGTTTGTACAACAATATGGTACCCATGCCAATGCGTGGCGGCGGCCGGATCAGGCCGCCGGTGGCAAACCGGATTTTGAACGTTGGGCACGGCTGGTAAAATTGCTGGAGAAAGGAAAATTTGACCTGGCTTTCTTCGCTGACTTTGTGGGTATTGATGGTGATAACCTCGCCAACCTGGGGCGCCGTCCACGAGGCGAAGGTTTTGAACCGCTGTCTTTAATTGCGGCGCTTGCCGGCGTAACAGAAAATATCGGTCTGGTCGCAACGGTTAACACCAATCTTAACCAGCCCTACAATGTTGCCCGGCAATTGGCCTCGTTGGATCATCTCAGTGGCGGGCGCACCGGTTGGAATATTGTGTCGTCTTTATCGGAAGGGGCGATAAAAAGTTTCAGTGTTCGCGACCCGCTGGACCATGCCGGGCGCTACGAGCGGGCAGGGGAATTTGTCGACCTTGCCAAAGCCTTGTGGAACTCGTGGGATGATGACGCCTTTGATCATCCGGATAAAAGCACCGGGCAGTTCCATGCGGCCAGTGCGGCGCATCCGGTGCATTTTCACGGCAAACATTTTGATGTGGATGCCCTGCTGGATATCGCCAGGCCACTGCAAGGCTATCCGGTATTTTTTCAGGCGGGAAACTCCGATCGCGGCCGTGAATTTGCAGCCCGCTATGCCGAGTTAATTTACGCCGCAGCGCAAAATATTGAAGAAGCCAAAAGCTTCTACAGCGATGTGAAAGGGCGCATGGCGAAATATAACCGCGACCCGGATCATCTGATCGTTTCTCCCGGTTTGTTTTATCATATCGGACGCTCTCGTGATGAAGCGCAGGAAAAGCTGGAGTCTTTTCAAAATGCCGTGGATGTTTCCGGCATGACGCAATTCTTCGGTGTTGACCTGACAAAATACTCCATTGACTCTCCCTTGCCGGAACATCTTGACGTGCCTGCCAATGGCCAGGGCCGTTGGCAACAGGCGGTTGAACTGGCCCGCCGCGAAAATCTTACCATTCGGCAACTAATTGTTCGTTTCAGTGCGGTGCAGGGGCACCGTACCGTCATTGGCACACCGGTTGATATCGCCGATCAAATTGAAGACTGGTTTGTAAAAGGTGCGGCAGACGGGTTTAACTTAAAGCCGTCATTGCTGGATGATGATCTGGAAGATTTTATCAATCTGGTTATTCCCGAGCTGCAAAAGCGCGGCATCTTCAGAAAAGAATACACCGGTAAAACCCTGCGCGAAAATCTCGGCTTGCCACGCCCGGCTAATCCTTACAGCCGGTTCTAA
- a CDS encoding TonB-dependent receptor plug domain-containing protein has product MLRLLSKPDKLTLAIAAISATLAQTAYAATTPTNNEVRKAREDTETIVVTGTQRKDLSHLEASSPVDIIGFEKLDSTGAHDLSSALLKLTPSFSLPSTPTGGFSSSIPVGAALRGLSADQTLVLINGKRRHQGANFTRQNYNGGRGANPVDLSLIPVAAIARVEVLRDGAAAQYGSDAIAGVINIVLKDAKEGGGISYRYSEWIRGDGEHNQINGWKGFEIGDGGSLTVSAFASDRKLANNTDSDPRPFYKPVNGQPDPREETAYRNWPFGSPETKDHYNFLANLNLPLSDTLSLYGFATYGHKTTVGLNFYDRPLTNSLLIQSPFFQQRFPDGRTPINIYKTTDYAATVGLQQDNGERGKFDFYVNYGIDQLKSFEDNQLNPSFGPDSPAYFYSGNRENAQANSALDYTLDLPVNFLSSPLTILAGVAWRWDEYELTAGDPIAHTEGPFFNPSPVIGVGVPAIYYGITDQDERAVSRNVKSVYLSFEGSPNERLDLGLALRAEDYSDFGSANTAKASLRFKFTDTLSLRSTFGNGYRAPSVVQLGYSAYSKTTPLINGVPTDVIQRTLLPTSEAARLLGGSSLKPEKSDNLSVGLVWTPLDNFSVTLDAYHIEIKDRIQLSENITWDRLAPIFSGTPYENIQNAAFFTNILDTRTRGIELTADYQLELDQYGDVNFKLGFVRNDTEVTGARDSVNANGDVIPASAIVGRSNISSIEEGIPKYKLVLSAGWNIEQWSVNVNARHYGEWVARVNNLATSATPDQTFSEQTIVDLDLGYRFSGSLEGVRINIGAHNIFESYPDYVNTRGTSVTKYSFNSPEGSLGTQYHAKVSYDF; this is encoded by the coding sequence GTGCTCAGACTTTTATCGAAACCCGATAAGTTAACTCTGGCTATTGCCGCCATTTCTGCAACGCTCGCGCAAACCGCTTACGCTGCAACAACCCCGACAAACAATGAAGTTCGTAAAGCACGGGAAGACACAGAAACGATTGTCGTAACCGGTACACAACGAAAAGATTTAAGCCATCTCGAAGCGTCCTCGCCTGTTGACATTATCGGCTTTGAAAAACTCGATAGCACCGGTGCTCATGACCTTTCATCGGCACTGCTAAAACTGACCCCGTCTTTTTCATTACCCAGCACACCCACCGGCGGTTTTTCATCCTCCATTCCGGTGGGCGCAGCATTGCGCGGTTTATCGGCGGATCAGACGCTGGTTTTAATTAACGGCAAACGCCGTCATCAGGGCGCAAACTTTACCCGGCAAAATTATAACGGCGGGCGCGGTGCCAACCCGGTTGACCTGAGTTTGATTCCGGTAGCGGCTATTGCGCGTGTTGAAGTACTGCGTGATGGTGCGGCGGCGCAATACGGCTCGGATGCGATTGCCGGGGTTATTAATATCGTATTGAAAGATGCCAAAGAAGGTGGCGGCATCAGCTACCGTTATTCGGAATGGATTCGCGGCGATGGTGAGCATAACCAGATAAACGGTTGGAAAGGTTTTGAAATAGGTGATGGCGGATCATTAACCGTGTCGGCCTTCGCCTCTGACAGAAAGCTGGCAAACAATACCGACTCCGATCCGCGCCCCTTTTACAAACCGGTCAATGGCCAACCCGATCCGCGAGAAGAAACGGCCTACCGCAATTGGCCTTTTGGCTCACCGGAAACCAAAGACCACTACAACTTTTTGGCGAACCTTAACTTACCGCTCAGCGATACCCTTTCGCTTTATGGCTTTGCAACCTACGGCCATAAGACCACGGTGGGTTTGAATTTTTATGACCGGCCGCTGACCAACTCCTTATTAATCCAATCTCCCTTTTTTCAGCAGCGCTTTCCGGACGGCCGCACACCCATCAACATCTACAAAACCACGGACTACGCCGCCACCGTGGGTTTACAGCAGGATAATGGTGAGAGAGGAAAATTTGATTTTTACGTCAATTACGGTATTGATCAGTTAAAGTCGTTTGAAGACAACCAGCTCAATCCCAGCTTTGGCCCGGATAGCCCGGCGTATTTTTATTCAGGCAATCGCGAAAATGCGCAAGCTAACTCAGCGCTGGATTATACCCTCGATTTACCGGTCAATTTTCTTTCCAGCCCCTTAACGATTCTGGCCGGTGTTGCCTGGCGTTGGGATGAATATGAGTTAACCGCCGGCGATCCGATTGCGCATACCGAAGGCCCGTTTTTTAACCCGAGCCCGGTTATTGGTGTGGGCGTTCCCGCTATTTATTATGGGATTACCGACCAGGACGAGCGGGCGGTATCGCGTAATGTAAAAAGTGTTTATCTTTCTTTTGAAGGCAGCCCCAATGAGCGGCTGGATTTGGGGCTTGCTCTAAGAGCAGAAGATTATTCGGACTTTGGTTCAGCCAATACCGCCAAAGCATCCTTGCGCTTCAAATTTACCGATACACTTTCGCTACGTTCAACGTTTGGTAACGGGTACCGCGCACCGTCGGTGGTACAGCTTGGCTATTCGGCCTACAGCAAAACAACGCCATTGATTAACGGCGTACCTACCGATGTTATTCAACGTACCTTGTTACCTACCAGCGAAGCGGCAAGGTTGCTGGGCGGCTCTTCGTTAAAACCGGAAAAATCTGACAACCTGTCAGTAGGCCTGGTATGGACGCCGCTGGATAATTTCAGTGTAACGCTGGACGCTTACCACATTGAAATTAAAGACCGCATACAACTCTCCGAGAATATTACCTGGGACAGGCTGGCGCCCATTTTTTCCGGGACGCCTTACGAGAATATTCAGAACGCGGCATTTTTTACCAATATTCTGGATACCCGCACGCGAGGCATTGAACTGACCGCTGACTATCAGTTGGAACTGGATCAATACGGAGATGTTAATTTCAAATTGGGCTTTGTACGTAACGACACCGAAGTTACTGGCGCGCGCGACAGCGTCAATGCCAATGGCGATGTTATTCCGGCCAGTGCGATTGTAGGACGTTCGAATATATCGAGTATTGAAGAAGGAATTCCCAAGTACAAACTGGTGTTAAGTGCCGGATGGAACATTGAACAATGGAGCGTGAATGTTAATGCCCGCCATTACGGCGAATGGGTGGCGCGGGTTAACAACCTGGCAACCAGTGCTACGCCGGATCAAACCTTCAGTGAGCAAACCATTGTTGACCTTGACCTGGGCTACCGCTTTTCCGGTTCACTGGAAGGTGTGCGTATCAATATAGGCGCGCATAATATTTTCGAAAGCTATCCGGATTATGTGAACACCAGGGGAACCTCGGTTACCAAGTACAGTTTCAACAGCCCGGAAGGCAGTTTGGGAACCCAGTACCATGCAAAAGTGAGTTACGATTTTTAA
- a CDS encoding LLM class flavin-dependent oxidoreductase gives MTIDFHWRIPTHGEPSSLRAHEPFRGDWLPNNNSIRKAGLSGRKDDGFAYIDYLAEIARAAEISGFQGGLIPSFPMTDEPWAISSFLARETSTFRFMLAFQPGFLNPVTAARMTASLQRATNGRALFNIITGGGGPSQLWWGDSVDHDSRYTRTTEFLDILRGVWRGENFSYKGRFYQVEDAALPYPLSEEEFPEIYFSGSSDAALVSASKHADYYLSWLEPFAQLKDKFDRVKTRTDTLGRKIKCAVRVDIIARPTEEEAWAEVKKGFDRVSRETLDALGNRGGGDSVGANRQSKFRPGAINSYKDLIIEPNVWSGFNLLRGGQGQGIVGSYEQVAERLDELVQLGADAFILASTPHLEEAYRVGEEVLPLVRGHR, from the coding sequence ATGACAATTGATTTTCACTGGCGCATACCCACTCACGGTGAACCCAGCTCACTCCGTGCGCATGAACCCTTTCGCGGCGACTGGCTGCCGAATAACAACAGCATTCGCAAAGCCGGCTTGAGTGGTCGCAAAGACGATGGCTTCGCTTACATTGATTATCTCGCCGAAATTGCTCGCGCCGCTGAAATTTCCGGTTTTCAGGGCGGTTTGATTCCTTCATTTCCCATGACCGATGAACCTTGGGCAATCTCTTCTTTTCTGGCCAGAGAAACCAGCACCTTCCGTTTTATGCTGGCCTTCCAGCCTGGTTTTTTAAACCCGGTTACCGCAGCAAGAATGACCGCCAGTCTGCAACGCGCCACCAATGGCCGGGCGCTGTTTAATATCATTACCGGCGGTGGCGGCCCGTCCCAATTATGGTGGGGCGACTCGGTGGATCACGACAGCCGCTATACCCGCACCACGGAATTTCTCGATATTTTGCGCGGCGTGTGGCGCGGCGAGAACTTCTCCTACAAGGGTCGCTTTTATCAGGTAGAAGATGCCGCACTACCCTACCCGCTCAGCGAAGAAGAATTTCCGGAAATTTATTTTTCCGGTTCATCAGATGCCGCACTGGTATCCGCGTCAAAACATGCTGATTATTACCTTTCCTGGCTGGAGCCTTTCGCCCAGTTGAAAGACAAGTTTGATCGGGTAAAAACCCGCACCGATACCCTGGGTCGTAAAATCAAATGCGCGGTGCGCGTTGATATCATTGCCCGCCCTACCGAAGAAGAGGCCTGGGCAGAAGTGAAAAAAGGCTTTGATAGAGTAAGCCGTGAAACCCTGGATGCACTGGGTAATCGCGGTGGTGGTGATTCTGTGGGTGCAAATCGCCAGAGTAAATTCCGACCGGGTGCGATCAACAGCTACAAAGATTTGATTATTGAACCCAATGTGTGGTCCGGTTTCAATTTGCTACGTGGCGGTCAGGGGCAAGGTATTGTGGGTAGTTATGAGCAGGTGGCAGAGCGGCTGGATGAGTTGGTGCAGTTGGGGGCTGATGCTTTTATTCTCGCCAGCACACCTCACCTTGAAGAGGCTTATCGGGTTGGCGAAGAGGTTTTGCCTTTGGTGCGGGGTCACCGCTAG